From a region of the Salinispira pacifica genome:
- a CDS encoding tetratricopeptide repeat protein, with amino-acid sequence MMFKKMMNGLRRVRTHPAQKVIHNLTASRSNGARSQQISRDQKQIGNISTPKQLRKILFAAVSLFILVASPAFSQIDESSVERMNRRISSAMVEELLNGSTGVSQLDPDQRRMLALRALEYDAQNSDARMLLGEIQLEQGEYVQALYSINTALLSGQWRYISRIDALIRKLDIQLRLKNYAPIAADYSRSWEEHINSPDMLIRIALGLFLHGDAPRARAICRRAGERYPEDLRFPLLQKEFTSPPFAGDAQFLRSVLTSRNLPSPDAGSDTVQEAGPEAASAAGALRERLRASVLVQLLQMEEGAARQRLLRAFSSAGFEDPLLSLLEIQETSYDRRDELLLNELDPEIFRDYFLLTGVLDTDFSNSGRNREVFAELLRRTPYLGVDTTRNGVDELAIQYRSGMLESLRLDWNQDGTDEMEIRFHRDISGIAVPGSLILNEGSRRLEILYDQYPGIFRARLILQSPRETAAIDPPSMTGSELPAVIGGFPPGTVEQRDYFTSRMDVELPVLEYVNIEDNPRQISGMLQAIPAYLRGRLDWQSLPLALQSGDGQSPARDFIKLLPLPDLDRIIDLLSPHIYLVESRIMESGNSGNQEIRQTRFESGEIIASRYNFDADADFELIHIFGKQGLESSLRMDDLGSVYLAEYGDDGNLSSQILYSPAERYRIPEELSLFLGMGGWSIPVNPPENGE; translated from the coding sequence ATGATGTTCAAAAAAATGATGAACGGCCTTCGGAGGGTGAGGACGCATCCGGCACAGAAGGTAATTCATAACCTGACTGCCTCCCGCTCCAACGGGGCGCGGTCACAACAGATCTCCCGGGATCAAAAACAGATAGGAAATATCTCCACCCCGAAACAGCTGCGAAAGATTCTTTTTGCAGCTGTTTCTTTGTTCATCCTTGTTGCATCTCCTGCCTTTTCCCAGATTGATGAGAGCAGCGTAGAGCGGATGAACCGGCGAATTTCCAGTGCCATGGTGGAGGAACTGCTGAACGGCAGCACCGGAGTATCCCAACTGGATCCGGATCAACGCAGAATGCTGGCGCTCCGGGCCCTGGAATATGATGCCCAAAACAGCGATGCCCGTATGCTCCTGGGGGAAATCCAGCTGGAGCAGGGAGAGTATGTACAGGCCCTGTATTCCATCAATACCGCACTGCTGTCCGGACAATGGCGCTACATTTCCCGTATTGATGCACTGATCAGGAAACTGGATATTCAGCTCCGGCTTAAAAACTATGCGCCCATTGCTGCGGACTATTCCCGGAGTTGGGAGGAGCACATTAACTCTCCGGATATGCTCATCCGGATCGCTCTGGGGTTATTTCTTCACGGGGATGCCCCCCGGGCCCGGGCAATCTGCCGAAGGGCCGGTGAGCGCTATCCCGAGGACCTTCGCTTTCCCCTTCTTCAGAAAGAATTCACCTCTCCCCCGTTCGCCGGGGATGCCCAGTTTTTACGGTCAGTTCTCACATCCCGTAATCTCCCTTCACCGGATGCGGGATCAGATACTGTGCAGGAAGCGGGACCGGAGGCAGCATCCGCTGCCGGCGCTCTCCGGGAACGGCTCAGGGCATCAGTTCTGGTTCAGCTTCTCCAGATGGAAGAAGGCGCTGCACGGCAACGCCTGCTGAGGGCCTTCAGCTCTGCGGGGTTTGAAGATCCCCTTCTGAGCCTGCTTGAGATCCAGGAGACCTCATATGACCGCCGGGATGAACTGCTGCTGAACGAACTGGATCCGGAAATCTTCAGGGATTACTTTCTGCTTACCGGGGTCCTGGATACGGACTTCAGTAATTCCGGCCGCAACCGTGAAGTGTTTGCAGAACTACTGAGGCGCACACCTTATCTGGGGGTGGATACAACCAGGAACGGAGTTGACGAGTTGGCCATTCAGTACCGCAGCGGAATGCTCGAAAGTCTTCGGCTGGACTGGAATCAGGACGGAACAGATGAGATGGAAATTCGTTTTCACCGGGATATCAGCGGCATTGCCGTACCCGGAAGTCTCATCCTGAATGAAGGTTCCCGCCGGTTGGAAATTCTCTACGACCAGTATCCGGGGATATTCCGTGCCCGCCTCATCCTCCAATCACCTCGGGAAACAGCTGCTATAGATCCTCCTTCCATGACAGGTTCTGAGCTTCCTGCCGTTATTGGGGGATTTCCGCCGGGAACGGTGGAACAGCGGGATTACTTTACATCACGGATGGATGTTGAGCTTCCTGTGCTGGAGTATGTAAACATTGAAGATAACCCTCGGCAGATTTCTGGAATGCTTCAGGCCATACCGGCCTATCTCCGGGGCCGGCTGGACTGGCAGTCTCTGCCCCTGGCCCTTCAGTCAGGGGATGGACAGAGCCCTGCCCGTGATTTTATAAAACTCCTGCCACTGCCTGACCTGGACCGGATTATTGACCTCCTTTCACCGCATATATATCTTGTGGAGAGCAGAATCATGGAATCGGGAAATTCTGGTAATCAGGAAATCCGCCAAACCAGGTTCGAATCCGGGGAAATAATCGCCTCCAGATATAATTTTGATGCGGATGCCGATTTTGAGCTGATTCATATTTTCGGTAAACAGGGGCTGGAAAGCAGCCTGCGTATGGATGATCTGGGCAGCGTGTACCTGGCCGAATACGGGGATGACGGTAATCTGAGCTCACAGATCCTCTATTCCCCGGCTGAGCGTTACAGAATTCCAGAAGAACTCTCCCTGTTTCTTGGGATGGGAGGCTGGAGTATTCCAGTGAATCCACCGGAAAACGGGGAATGA
- a CDS encoding S1C family serine protease, whose protein sequence is MQQNRNNRRLVFLKAFTILTGFIILLSSCVSPGIVISDNPPPEHMEYIGQRLEELLDSNDPDHMVQAGVLVSREISRGRLEAEDARLYLQRIVQGFERALVSGSSSPEIETQPTETPDTSEDSADDSAATETRTETQTDTRTESTTAQEIERQQLRIENLQALLEFSRLIGASEESLHLSGELTGDLKDTLSFQGSGGAEFGGETSGEFLFRKAEAYRRAGSFSQALHTLYRAYSELGAAWFRDARVSQEALEWYAEQARIFNNRELLAMLVRSIEANYALDEAGESRMDGYRTFISSPWQASTGVSASVTVWVDKGLRVQNRVGVPERSIGTGFYVDPRGYIITNYHVIESEVDPEYEGKSELFVRPGNNPQLRIPARVVGYDAVFDIALLKAETDAPEVLSFQSSSILNPGSPLYAVGSPGGLENTVTSGIVSAGGRRFLQLGDSLQIDAPINPGNSGGPLFDREGRLVGVVFAGIEQFEGVNFAIPSDWIHLFFSRLFSQGAVEHPWLGVSLQKHPRGLEVLYVAPGSPAMEAGFKVGEIISSIDGRAVSGISEAQELILQETVGRLHVVQVLSGNGDRLTRLVQSRVRPEVPLENVLDDQLVDSWLPPLFGIRVEAVDSRALRSEYIITRVYPGSIADESGISENDPFELLDWYIDRDQDVAVLQIFIQKRSGGYLREGIQLANYIEINSFL, encoded by the coding sequence ATGCAGCAGAATCGGAACAATCGACGGCTTGTGTTTCTCAAAGCATTCACCATACTCACAGGATTCATCATCCTGTTATCTTCCTGTGTATCCCCCGGCATCGTAATCAGCGACAATCCGCCCCCGGAGCATATGGAATATATCGGTCAGCGGCTGGAGGAACTTCTTGATTCAAACGATCCTGACCACATGGTTCAGGCGGGAGTGCTGGTGTCCCGGGAAATCAGTCGGGGCCGTCTGGAGGCCGAAGATGCCCGGCTATATCTTCAGCGCATCGTTCAGGGGTTTGAGCGGGCGTTGGTGAGCGGCAGCTCATCCCCGGAAATCGAAACTCAACCGACGGAAACCCCTGACACTTCTGAAGATTCTGCCGACGATAGCGCTGCAACGGAAACCCGAACAGAAACCCAAACAGATACCCGAACAGAATCAACGACGGCACAGGAAATAGAGCGGCAGCAGCTCAGGATTGAGAACCTGCAAGCTCTGCTGGAATTTTCCCGCCTTATCGGAGCATCCGAGGAGTCGTTGCATCTTTCCGGGGAACTGACCGGGGACCTGAAAGACACCCTCTCTTTTCAGGGATCCGGAGGGGCAGAATTCGGCGGGGAAACTTCCGGGGAGTTTCTGTTCAGGAAAGCCGAGGCATACCGGCGTGCAGGATCCTTCAGTCAGGCCCTGCATACCCTGTACCGGGCGTACAGCGAACTGGGAGCTGCCTGGTTCCGTGATGCCCGGGTATCCCAGGAAGCCCTTGAGTGGTACGCCGAACAGGCCCGGATATTCAATAATCGTGAACTGCTTGCCATGCTGGTTCGCAGCATTGAAGCAAATTACGCCCTGGATGAGGCCGGGGAATCCCGGATGGACGGCTACAGAACATTCATCTCGTCCCCCTGGCAGGCTTCCACCGGTGTGTCTGCCAGCGTCACCGTCTGGGTGGACAAGGGACTCCGGGTGCAGAACCGGGTGGGGGTACCCGAACGGAGTATCGGCACGGGATTTTATGTTGATCCCCGGGGATATATCATTACCAATTATCATGTGATCGAAAGCGAAGTTGATCCTGAGTATGAAGGGAAGAGCGAACTCTTTGTACGCCCCGGAAACAACCCCCAGCTGCGCATCCCTGCAAGAGTTGTAGGATATGATGCGGTGTTCGACATCGCCCTTCTGAAAGCGGAAACCGATGCTCCTGAAGTGCTAAGCTTCCAAAGTTCTTCAATTCTCAATCCCGGAAGTCCTCTGTACGCGGTGGGCTCCCCGGGAGGGCTGGAAAATACTGTGACCAGCGGCATTGTTTCCGCCGGGGGCAGGAGATTTCTCCAGCTGGGAGATTCGCTTCAGATCGATGCACCCATTAATCCGGGCAACAGCGGCGGACCGCTCTTTGACCGGGAAGGCAGGCTGGTGGGAGTGGTGTTCGCCGGAATTGAACAGTTTGAAGGGGTGAATTTCGCTATCCCCTCGGACTGGATACATCTCTTTTTCTCCCGTCTGTTCAGCCAGGGAGCCGTTGAACATCCCTGGCTGGGCGTCTCGTTGCAGAAACATCCCCGCGGACTCGAGGTGCTCTATGTTGCCCCCGGGTCTCCCGCCATGGAGGCGGGGTTCAAAGTGGGAGAGATTATCAGCTCCATCGACGGCCGGGCCGTATCAGGGATTTCAGAGGCTCAGGAACTCATTCTTCAGGAGACGGTGGGCAGGTTGCACGTGGTGCAGGTTCTCAGCGGCAACGGTGACCGGTTGACCCGTCTGGTCCAAAGCCGGGTACGCCCTGAGGTACCCCTGGAAAATGTGCTGGATGATCAGCTTGTGGACAGCTGGCTGCCACCCTTGTTCGGGATCCGGGTTGAGGCTGTGGACAGCAGAGCTTTGAGAAGCGAATATATAATTACCAGAGTGTATCCCGGAAGCATCGCCGATGAATCAGGCATCAGCGAGAACGATCCTTTCGAACTTCTGGACTGGTATATCGACCGGGACCAGGATGTAGCCGTACTCCAGATATTCATTCAGAAACGCAGCGGCGGATATCTGCGGGAAGGAATACAGCTGGCTAATTATATTGAAATTAACAGCTTTCTCTAA